The Mustela erminea isolate mMusErm1 chromosome 18, mMusErm1.Pri, whole genome shotgun sequence genome has a window encoding:
- the MRPS23 gene encoding 28S ribosomal protein S23, mitochondrial produces MRAGLAGSPNVSCASLLPPHHLPSAPPHLLDWSRLRKAREGKATVCGIPSSRSVFYCFCPALARSLPFGSAIECSSLNLAAANTRTSSAYPLLLPGSALRLRRRRERRDPRLGQQPPPISPAAGASASGSPGRKCPRHQPWRGAGWRPWGVFSRGACSDPVWAEGTSSGRGLSTADALSGTRDLIRAGVLNEKPLWFDVYNAFPPLREPVFRRPRLRYGKAKAAIQDILYPEDRIRAKFYSAYGSGQRAFDLFNPNFKSTCQQFVEKYIELQKLGETDEEKLFVETGKALLAAGVILRRVGEART; encoded by the exons ATGCGTGCTGGCCTAGCTGGCTCCCCGAACGTAAGCTGCGCCTCACTCCTTCCTCCCCATCATCTTCCCTCCGCGCCGCCCCACCTTCTTGACTGGAGTAGGCTCCGCAAGGCCAGAGAGGGCAAAGCAACCGTCTGCGGGATTCCCTCCTCTAGATCGGTCTTTTATTGCTTCTGCCCGGCTCTGGCCCGCTCCCTCCCTTTCGGCTCGGCTATCGAGTGCTCCAGTCTGAACCTGGCCGCGGCCAACACCCGCACCAGTTCGGCCTATCCTTTGCTTCTGCCTGGCTCGGCTCTCCGGCTGCGGCGGCGGAGAGAGCGCCGCGATCCTCGTCTCGGCCAGCAGCCTCCGCCCATTTCGCCTGCCGCGGGCGCTTCCGCTTCCGGTAGCCCCGGCCGTAAGTGTCCGAGGCACCAGCCATGGCGAGGAGCCGGCTGGAGACCGTGGGGAGTGTTTTCTCGCGGTGCGTGCTCGGACCCGGTGTGGGCTGAGGGTACCTCCTCAGGAAGGGGGCTCTCGACCGCTGACGCTCTTTCTGG GACTCGGGACCTGATTCGGGCTGGGGTGTTGAACGAGAAGCCCCTGTGGTTTGACGTATATAATGCTTTTCCCCCACTGAGAGAGCCGGTCTTCCGGAGGCCCCGCTTGCGATATGGCAAAGCCAAAGCTGCCATCCAGGACATCTTGTACCCCGAGGATCGGATTAGAGC gaAATTTTATTCAGCCTATGGATCTGGTCAGAGAGCTTTTGATCTGTTCAATCCAAACTTCAAGTCTACCTGTCAACA GTTTGTGGAGAAGTACATTGAGCTACAGAAACTTGGAGAAACTGATGAAGAGAAGTTATTTGTGGAAACAGGGAAGGCTTTATTAGCAGCAGGTGTCATTCTGAGAAGAGTAGGAGAAGCAAGGACT